One window of Penaeus chinensis breed Huanghai No. 1 chromosome 1, ASM1920278v2, whole genome shotgun sequence genomic DNA carries:
- the LOC125026100 gene encoding cuticle protein 7-like, with protein MNAKFVLIACLASVAAARPDTPRDGYSYEAPAPKYSAPHAKYEKGMPFDFAYGVVDHYSGNDYSHNSNSDGNVVKGEYRVVLPDGRTQIVSYTADHETGYVAEVSYEGEAQYPETKPYQPASAYSAPAPAYKAPAPAYSAPAPAYEAPAPSYEAPDQTYGTPAQSYGTPSH; from the exons ATGAACGCAAAG TTTGTCCTCATCGCTTGCCTGGCATCCGTCGCCGCTGCCCGCCCAGACACGCCCCGCGACGGCTACAGCTACGAGGCCCCTGCGCCGAAGTACTCTGCTCCTCATGCAAAGTACGAG AAAGGAATGCCGTTTGACTTTGCGTACGGAGTAGTAGACCACTACAGCGGCAACGACTACTCCCACAACTCTAACTCAGACGGCAACGTCGTCAAGGGCGAATACCGCGTCGTTCTTCCCGACGGCCGCACTCAGATCGTTTCCTACACAGCCGATCACGAGACTGGCTATGTGGCTGAGGTcagctacgagggcgaggctcagtaccccgaaACCAAGCCCTACCAGCCAGCCTCTGCTTACTCCGCCCCTGCTCCTGCATACAAAGCCCCTGCTCCCGCTTactccgcccccgcccctgcaTACGAGGCCCCTGCTCCTTCATATGAAGCCCCAGACCAGACTTATGGTACCCCTGCTCAATCCTATGGAACTCCGTCTCATTAA